ATGGATTGCGAAGAGTTTGCTAATAAAAGAGATGACGATGTGATGAGTTTGTGAAGAATGGAAGAAGGGATTGTGAAGAGTTAACTTATAAAAGACTAGAATGGTGAGTCCAATTATTTATGATGACTTTGTAAGTACAAGACCAGAATGATGAGTTTACGAAATGCAATAATAATACAAGATAGAAGAGTAGACACAATACTTGATACAATAATACACAACATAGTTTATGACACAATACTTGCAACACTGAGCTCATCCTTGTCTTATTGACAGCCCGTGAATGAGTCTTCCACAGCCTGTGAATGAATCTTCCACTCCCGTGACTGACTGACGACACTAACCTCATTCGTGAGTCCACCACTACCAATGCTCCATTATTTCACCTGAGAGTAAAAACAAGAAACATGAGAACAAGACACAACATAAAATGCACATGCACAAGAACAAGGAACAGAAGAAGACAACATAAACTGTGCATTagaagaacaagaaacagaACAATAACTCCTTTACttaacaagaacaagaaacatAAACCACACCATAAACTTAGACGCAAAGTCAATATAAACAACCACTTAGACATCAAGTCACCGCTTAAACTAATTAAACAACAACAGAAACAACATAAACTGTCAAGTAGCTagtgattcttcttcttcagagctTAAGAAAGCAACAAATCATCTATGAGCTTCTTCATACTCGGCAAGTGGTTCTGCTTTTGCAATTAGACTGTCAAGGAGCTTGATCTTAGTCAGCCTCTCTTTGATTGCCAAATCCTCCTTCTTGATGCTCCACATTCTTTGAAACTCAGACACTGCCTTCCCCTCCGCCATCGTCTTCTTCCCACGCCCCTTTGCTACCTTAACATCCGGTGGTTGATTGCTGCCTTGATCATTTTCAGCCGTGGTTGTTTCATTTGCGTAAGAGCTTGATGATTGTGCACCTTCATCACACTTCCTCTTTTTAGCCGCAGGACCATgggttttagaactagaaaGCTCACACCATTTCTGGTCATTGCGTAGCTCTGTCCAAGCATGTTTgaggatgattttttttttttgagattgtTGTAGAAGATCTCAAGAGCTAATTTCAGGACATCATTCTCATTCTGTCCACTACTTCTCTCTCTACTTGCAGCTTCATAGGCCCCACAAAACTTGTTCACGAGATCGTTTATCTTCTGCCAGCGCTGCTTACAGTGAGTTGCCTCTCTATGTTCACTCCCTGCAATCTTGAGACTTGCCACAAAGTAAGCATCTATCCTTTTCCAGAAAGTACCACATCTTTTCTCATTCCCCACCACGGGATCTTTGCTTGTGTTTAGCCACGAGCTGATGAGCACAACATCATTTATTGGCGTCCACTTTCTCCTTTCTCTATGCTCTGCATGTGTCTCTTCAGGCGCTTGGAAGTTAGAAGCTTCAGTTGCTTGAAAGCCAAAACCGGGGAGTTGTGATGAAGATAGTTTGACACTATCTTGTGAGAAACCGAAGACAGTTTCTTGTTGTCTATTAAGAAGATCAATAAACTTTGAGATGTGGCTATATTGATTAGAATACATATCAGAATATGGattaagaagagagaaagataagaacATGTGTTTAGAAGAGAGGTGTTTTATAGAAGAGAGACAGAAAAGAGAGATCACCTTTAATGAGCACATTCAACACAACCAACCACATAGACTAAACATTTATCTAACATATTAATCACTCTTACCATCGATTTATATATAACCATATTTATAACCAAATACAACTATTATCTAACTTCGATTTCTATCTAACCTGACATCCATTTATTACCAACCTCAACCATAATCTAACATAACTCATCAATTCAGACAATACCGGAATCAAACACATGTCTATTACCAATCTGAAACATTGCTTGAAGAACCTTGCTCATGTCTCTTGATCCACTTGCAATTGTTGTCCTCTTGCCAGAAGAACCTTGCACAAGTTCTCTTGAAGAACCTTGATCATGTCTCCT
The Brassica napus cultivar Da-Ae chromosome A1, Da-Ae, whole genome shotgun sequence DNA segment above includes these coding regions:
- the LOC125610268 gene encoding glutathione S-transferase T3-like; the protein is MYSNQYSHISKFIDLLNRQQETVFGFSQDSVKLSSSQLPGFGFQATEASNFQAPEETHAEHRERRKWTPINDVVLISSWLNTSKDPVVGNEKRCGTFWKRIDAYFVASLKIAGSEHREATHCKQRWQKINDLVNKFCGAYEAAKLRNDQKWCELSSSKTHGPAAKKRKCDEGAQSSSSYANETTTAENDQGSNQPPDVKVAKGRGKKTMAEGKAVSEFQRMWSIKKEDLAIKERLTKIKLLDSLIAKAEPLAEYEEAHR